Genomic DNA from Paracoccus aminophilus JCM 7686:
GCGGTCATCTACGGCCTCTATGAGATCTCGATTTTCCTCGTGCGCCGGATCGAGCGCAAACGTGATGCCGAGGATGGCGAACAAGAGAGCTGAGCTGAGCGGATCTGAGATGAGTGAAATCGATACCCCGACCCTGACCCGGATTGCCGAAGCGCTGGAGCGGATGTCTCCGCCGACACATGGCGAACCCAGTTTCACCGAGGCCACGGCCTATATCTGGCAGGTCGATCCCGATCATCTGCTGCCGGTGCCTTCGGTCAGCCGGGTCGATCTGGTCCAGCTCATCGGCATCGACCGGGCGCGCGACACTTTGATGCAGAACACGCTGCAATTCGCGCGCGGGTTTGCGGCGAACAACGCGCTGCTCTGGGGCTCGCGCGGGATGGGGAAAAGCTCGCTGGTGAAGGCCGCTCATGCCGAGGCGGTGGCGCAGGGGCTGCCGCTCGTGCTGGTCGAGATTGCGCGAGAGGATCTGGGCTCGGTTGGGCGTCTGCTCGCGGTTCTGGGTCGCCACCCGGAAAAACGCTTCATCCTCTTCTCGGATGACCTGTCGTTCAGCCATGATGACACCCAGTATAAATCGCTCAAAGCCGTGCTCGACGGCGGTCTGGCCGGGCGGCCCGAGAATGTGATTCTCTATGCCACCTCGAACCGCCGCCACCTGATGCCGCGCGACATGATCGACAATGAGCGTTCGACCGCGATCAATCCCGGCGAAGCGGTCGAGGAAAAGGTCTCGCTCTCGGATCGCTTCGGGCTGTGGCTGGGCTTCCATCCCTGTTCGCAAGACGATTATCTGGCGATGATCGACGGCTATTGCACCGCCTATGGTCTGCGCCCCGATGCCGCGACCCTGCGGGCCGAGGCCATCGAATGGCAGGCCACGCGTGGGTCGCGCTCTGGGCGAGTCGCTTGGCAGTTCTTCACCGATCTGGCCGGACGGCACGGAATCACGGTCTAAGGCCCAAGCGGTCCGCGCGGCGGCGATCTGCCGCAGGGGCGAGATGCAAAAAAATCTGGACGGGCGGGTAGGGAACTACCTGCCCTTTTTTATGGCACCTTCCCCACCCTGACCTGAAGATTCCGTGGAAAGGGCGCCGTGGATTCTGCGGAAAATTTAGCCAATTTCGCTGGAAAATCCCGCGTGTGGGCAAAATTCTTGCGATAATTGAGCGATTGCTCGATTTTGGCGCGGTGCCACTGGACGGCCGCGAAAGATTGTTGCCAACTCGCCGAGCGCTTGCGTAGTCTCAAAGAGCGGAAACGATAACCACAACAGGGAGCCCGCATTGACGACGCCGATTCAGGACGACGCCTTCGTCGTGTTCGACCATGTCCAGAAAAGCTACGATGGCCAGACGCTGGTTGTGAAAGACCTGAACCTGACCATTGGTCAGGGGGAATTTCTGACCATGCTCGGGCCCTCGGGTTCGGGCAAAACCACCTGCCTGATGATGCTCGCGGGGTTCGAGACGGCGACCCATGGCGAAATCCGGCTCGACGGCAAGAACATCAATGATGTGCCGCCGCACAAGCGCGGCATCGGCATGGTTTTCCAAAACTACGCGCTCTTTCCCCATATGACCGTTGGCGAGAACCTCGCCTTCCCGCTGGAAGTGCGCGGCATGGGCAAGTCCGAGCGTGAGGACCGCATCACCCGCGCCCTCGACATGGTCCAGATGGGCAAGTTCCGCAACCGCCGCCCGGCCCAGCTTTCGGGTGGCCAGCAGCAGCGGATTGCTTTGGCTCGGGCCTTGGTCTTTGACCCGAAGCTCGTGCTGATGGACGAGCCACTGGGCGCGCTCGACAAACAGTTGCGCGAACATATGCAGTTCGAAATCAAGGCCTTGCACGACCGTCTTGGCATTACGGTCGTCTATGTGACCCATGATCAGGGCGAGGCTTTGACCATGTCGGACCGCATTGCCGTTTTCAACGATGGTCGCATTCAGCAGCTCGCGCCGCCTGCCGTTCTTTACGAAAAGCCGGAAAACAGCTTCGTCGCGGGCTTTATCGGCGAGAATAACGCGCTCGCCGGCACGATCGAAAAGCTGAACGGCGAACATGCTCTGGTGCGGCTGAGCAATGGCGAGCTGATCGATGCAACGGCGGTCAATCTGCGCGAAAGCGGTCAGAAAACCACGGTCTCGATCCGGCCCGAGCGGGTCGAGTTCAAGCCTGAAATGATGCCCCCCGGCGCCCATACGATCGAAGCGGAGGTTCGTGACGTGGTCTATATGGGGGACATTTTGCGCACGCGTCTGCGCGTCGCGGGATCCGAGGATTTCGTGATGAAAAGCCGCAATACCCTGGGCCAGACCCGTCTGGCGCCGGGCCAAAAGATCCGGATTGGCTGGCACCCGCAGGATGCGCGGGCGCTCGATACCGTCTGAGACATTGTTAACTAGGGAGAGAGACTTGAAAAAACTGCTTATCCTGACGTCGGCCCTCGTGGTCGTCGGCGCAGCCGCCCAGGCCGAAGAGATGAACCTGCTGTCCTGGGGCGGGGCCTATGGCAACAGCCATGTTCAGGCCTATGTCAAACCCTTCGAGGCCGAATCGGGGATCAAGGTCAAGGTCAGCGATGCCGACAACCCGGCAACGCCGCTGAAAGCGCAGGTCGAGGCCGGAAACGTCACCACCGATGTCGCCTCGGTCGAATATGCCGATGCCGTGCGCCTGTGCGACGAGGGTCTGCTGGAAACCATCGACCCGGCGATTCTGGTCGCGGCCGAAGACGGCACGCCCGCCGCCGATGACTTCATCCCCGGCGCGGTCACCGATTGCTTCGTCGGCACCGATGTCTATTCGATGGCGCTCGCCTATGATGAGTCCAAATTCCCCGATGCCAAGCCTGCGGGCCCGGCCGATTTCTTCGACACCGCCAAATTCCCCGGCAAGCGCACCATGCGCAAAGGCGCGAAATTCAACCTCGAATTCGCGCTGATGGCGGACGGTGTTCCGGCGGCAGATGTCTATAAGACGCTTGGCACGCCCGAGGGCGTCGATCGCGCCTTCAAGAAGCTCGATACGATCAAGAAGGACGTGATCTGGTGGGAAGCGGGCGCGCAGCCGCCGCAGCTTCTGGCCGATGGCGAGGTCACCATGGCCTATGCGTTCAACGGCCGGATCTTCACCGCAGCGCAGGAAGAGAAGAAGCCCTTCAAGATCGTCTGGGACGGTCAGGTCTATGAGATGGAGGGCTGGGTCGTGCCGAAAGGCGCGAAAAATCAGGACGCTGCGAAGAAGTTCATCGCCTTCTCGACCGCGCCGAAGCAGCAGGCCCGCGCCGCTGAATTCATCAGCTACGGCCCGCCGCGCAAATCGGCTGCCGCCATCGTCGGCAATCTCGAAGGCACCGATGTTGCCATGCAGCCGAACCTGCCGACGACTGCGGCCAATATGACCAATGCGCTTGGCTCGAACCTCGATTTCTGGGTCGATCATGACGGCGAGCTGAACGAGCGTTTCAGCTCCTGGCTCGCCCAGTAAGCGAGACATGGCCGTCCCTTCACCGGGGCGGCCGTTCTTTCCTTCGGAGGGAAAACCCTCCGCAAAAGGCGGGCAAACCGCCGCGACCGGAGCGGGTGTCGCATCACGCGAGCTGCGCCGGATTGCCAGACAGGGATGAAGGAAGAGATGGCAACCACTCCCGTGCCTCGGGCACTTGACCCCCATGCCGCGATCGCCCTTGAGGCGACGGGCCTTGACGACAGCGGCGGGCTGCGGACGGCGGATGGACAGCCGTTGTCGCGCGCTTTGGCGCGCAGTTCGCGGCGCGCGCGGCGTCGGGCCTTCTTTCTGGTCCTGCCGCTTTTGCTGTTCATCCTCATCACCTTTGTGGTGCCGATTGGCCAGATGCTGCAACGCTCGGTCAAGAATGACGGCTTTTCCGCGAATATGCCCGAGTTGAGCCGCTGGTTCGCCGAGCATCCGCGCGGCACCGCCCCCGACGAGACCGCCTATGCGGCGCTGGCCGCCGACCTGAAAAGCTCGGCTGAGGCGCGCACTATTGGCACGGTTGGCACGCGGATCAACTATGATCTCGCGGGCTCGCGCTCGCTCTTCACCTCGGCGGGACGGACCGCCCGGACGGGGCTCGAGCCGCCCTATCAGTCCTCGGTTCTGGCGATGGACCCGAAATGGGGCGATCCCCATCTGTGGTCGGTGATGCGTGAGGCCTCGAGCCCCTATACCGCGAATTTCTATCTCGCCGCGCTGGATCGCACCCGCAATGATCAGGGCGAGATCACGATGGCTCCGGCTGATCAGCAGGTCTATGTGATGCTCTTCAAGCGCACGATGATGCTGTCGGCGATCATTACCGTCACGACTTTCCTCTTGGGCTTTCCCATTGCCTATCTGCTGGCGACCTTGCCGCTGCGCAAGTCCAACCTCTTGATGATCCTTGTGCTTTTGCCATTCTGGACCTCGCTTCTGGTGCGGACCACCGCGTGGATGGTGCTGTTGCAGCAGCAAGGCGTCATCAATGACTTTCTGGTTTGGCTCGGGGTGATCGGCAATTCGAGCCGGATTCAGATGATCTACAACCAGACCGGCACGATCATCGCCATGACCCATATTCTGCTGCCCTTCATGATCCTGCCGCTTTACTCGGTCATGCGCACGATCAACCCGAGCTATGTCCGCGCGGCGCGTTCGCTTGGTGCGACGAGCTGGACCGCTTTCCGCCGGATCTATTTCCCGCAAACCCTGCCGGGGCTGGGGGCGGGGGCGCTTTTGGTCTTCATTCTGGCGATTGGCTATTACATCACGCCCGCGCTGGTCGGCGGCTCGTCGGGGCAGCTCATCTCGAACATGATCGCGATGCATATGACCCAGACGCTCAACTGGTCGATGGCTGCCGCCTTGGCCGCATTGCTGCTCGGCGGCGTGCTGATCCTCTACTGGATCTACGACCGGCTGGTCGGCATCGACAATCTGAAACTGGGGTAAACCATGGCGCTTCCGACTTATGCATCCCCGCTCGAGCGCGTCTGGCATTACGCCTATCTGGTGATCTGCGGGCTGATCTTTTTCTTCCTGATCGCGCCGATTGTCGTGGTCATCCCGCTGTCCTTCAACGTCGAGCCCTATTTCACCTTCACCCACAAGATGCTGGCGCTCGACCCCGAGGGTTATTCGCTGCGCTGGTATGACACGCTTTTGACCTTCGGCATGGCTAATCCCGGCGCGCCGCGGGACTGGAGCTGGTGGGTCGATGCCTGGCAGAACGCCAAATGGATCAATGCCGCGAAAAGCTCGATCATCATTGGCGTGTGCTCGACCATTGTGGCGACGGTGCTGGGCACGCTGGCCGCCCTTGGTCTCAGCCGCCCCGAGATGCCCTTCCGGCGCATCATCATGGCGGTGCTGATCTCGCCGATGATCGTCCCGATCATCATCACCGCGACGGGCATGTTCTTCTTCTACTCGAACCCCTGCTCGCCCTTGAGCTGGTTCGGGGTCGAGCCGAATTGCGGCAAGCTCGCCGGGACTTACCTTGGGATCATTCTCGCCCATGCGACGCTTGGCATTCCCTTCGTCATCATCACGGTGACCGCGACGCTGATCGGCTTTGACCAGTCGCTGAACCGTGCGGCGGCAAGCCTTGGGGCCAATCCGCGCACGACCTTCTTCCGCGTGACCTTGCCGCTGATCCTGCCGGGGGTGATCTCTGGCGCGCTCTTCGCCTTTGTCACTTCCTTTGACGAGGTGGTCGCGGTGCTCTTCATCGCCGGGCCGGATCAGCAGACCATTCCGCGCCAGATGTGGACCGGTATCCGCGAGCAGATCTCGCCCGCGATCCTCGCCGTGGCGACGCTTCTGGTGATCTTCTCGATCGCTTTGCTGACCGCGATCGAGCTCTTGCGCCGCCGGACCGAGCGGCTGCGCGGGGTGACACCGCGCTAAGGCATAATCCGGCGAGGGACGGAGGAGGGGGCGCGCCACGGGCCGCGCCCCTTTTCCATTCAGGGCAGAACCGCGATCCAGAACCAGATCGTGAAGATCGAGAGCGCGGTCGAGATCAGCACGGTCGAGGCCGCGACCCGTTTCGCGCGGCCATACATCGAGGCGAAGAGATAGGCATTCACGCCCGGCGCCATGCTCGCGGTGATCACGGCCGAGCGGATCGCGCCGGTCGGCAAAGCGAAGAGCTTGCCAAGCGTGAAGGTCAGGACCGGATGCAGCACCAGCGAACAGGCGCAGCAAAGCGCAATCGCCTTGCCGTCCCCCTCGGGGCGATAGCGATAAAGAACGCCGCCCAGCCCGAACAGCGCGGTCGGCAGCGCCGCGCCCGCCATCATATCGGCCGCCGCCCAGAAGCCCGCGGGCAGCACCAACCCCAGCGACAGAAGCAAGTTCATCACCAGACCGCAGAAGATCCCGATGACCAGCGGCGTGCGCAACACGCCCCTCAGCGCGCGCGACACCACCCGGCCAAGCGAGAGGTTCAGCTCGCGCGCGCGGGTGAATTCCATCATCGTGATGCCGAAGGTGTACAGCAACGGCGAATGGATCGAGATGATCGCAAGGTTGCCCGCAATCGCCTCGGCGCCATAAGCGCGCTCCATGATCGGGATGCCCAGCAGCAGCGAATTCGAGAAGAGGCAGCAAAAGCCGATGGCCACCGCATCCTCGGGCGAGCGGCCCAAATAGCGGCGCGCGACGAACCAGCCGGTGAAATAGGACAGAAACGCGCCGGTGTAGAAGGCGAGCCACATCAGCGCGTTGAAATTCCCGCTGAGATCGAGCCGCGCGATATTGGCAAACAGCAGCACCGGCACCGCGAAGTTCTGCGCAAAACGCATCACCCCATCAATGGCGCTTTCGTCGAGCATCTTGCGCCATGTCACCAGATAGCCAAAGCCGATGATCAGAAACACCGGCAGGATGACATCAATCAGGATCGTCATTTGAAGGTCAGGACCATCCCGTCATAGGCCGGTTCGACATGGTCCGGCGTCTCGGCGCGGACCGCCTCGTAATCGAGGTCGATATGCATATTCGTGGTGACGCCCTGCCGGGCGCCCGCCTGCGCGATCCAGTCGAGCGCCAGCGCCAGATGGGCATGGCTCGGGTGCGGCGTGTGGCGCAAAGCGTCGCAGATGAAAATCTCGCAGCCCGCGATCGCGGGCCAGGCCGTCTCGGGGATCGAGAGCACATCGGGCAGATAGACCAACCCGCCATCCTCGCCCGCGACGCGGAACCCCAGCGCCGGAATGCCGCCGTGATCGACCTCGAAGGGGGTGAAATGCAGCTCTCCGCCCGCGCCGTTCACGCTGAAGGCGCCGCCGATGTGGTGCAGCTCGCAGATCGGCGGGTAATAAGAGCCCGCGGGTGTCTCGAAAATATAGCCAAAGCGGTCGAGCAGCGCCAATGAGGTCGGGCGGTCGGCCCAGATCGGCATGATCCGCCCCATATTATAGACAATCTGGCGCAGGTCATCGATGCCGTGGATATGGTCGGCATGGGGATGGGTGTAAAGCACGCCGTCGAGCTCGCCGACATCCGCGCTCAGCAGCTGCGGCACAAGATCCGGCCCAGTGTCGATCAGCACGCGCGTCGTGCCATTCGGCCCCACGCGCTCGATCAGAAGCGAGCAGCGGCGGCGGCGGTTCTTCGGGTTGAGCGGGTCGCAGGCCCCCCAGCGGTTCCCAAGCCGAGGCACCCCGCCTGAGGAGCCGCAACCAAGGATCACCGCCCGGATCATAAGGCGGCCTTGCTGAACAGCCGGTCGAAATTGGCCGAGGTCAGCGCTGCGAATTCCGCCTCGGAGAGCCCCAGCGCCTCGGCACCGATGCGTGCGGTATGGACGACATAGGCGGGCTCATTGCGCTTGCCGCGATAGGGCGGGGGCGCGAGATAGGGGGCATCGGTCTCGACCAGAATGCGTTCGCGCGGGGCATTGAGAAAGATCTCGCGGATCTCTGTCGAGCGCGGGAAGGCCGCGATCCCCGACATCGAGAGGTAAAAGCCGAGATCCAGCGCGGCTTTCGCAAGCTCGGGCCCGCTGGTGTAGCAATGCATGACGCAGCCATAGGCCCCGTTGCGGTGCTCCTCGGTCAGGATGCGCGCCATATCGTCATCGGCATCGCGCGAATGGATGATGAGCGGCAGGCCGGTCTCGCGCGCGGCGGCAATATGGATGCGCAGGCTCTCGGCCTGAACGGCGGCGCTTTCGGCGGTGTAATGGTAATCAAGCCCGGTTTCGCCGATGCCCACGAACTTCGGATGCTGCGCAAGGGCGATCAGCTCATCGACCGTGACCAGAGGCTCTTCGGCGGCATACATCGGATGGGTGCCGCCCGCGTAAAAGACGCCGTCATGGGCTTCGGCAATCGCCCGCACGCGCGGCTCGTTCTTCATCCGGGTGCAGATCGTGACCATCCGCGTCACCCCGGCCGCTTTGGCCCGCGCGATCAGCTCACCCTCCTGCCCGGCGAAATCCGGGAAATCGAGGTGGCAATGGCTGTCAACAAGCTGGGGGAGGAGGGAAGGTGCGGTCATATCTGCCGGGTCCGATCATGTCGCGGGCTGGTTCGCGAGCCCAATGAGCATATCCAACACCAAAGCGGAAGGGTCAAGGTTGACGGCTCGTCCGGTTCGGGCGCGCGCCGACAGTTCCGCCTGGGCAGTCGCCCAGATCCGCGCGCTTTGATCGTCGGGAGACATCCGCGCCAGAACCTCGGCCTCGCCCTCGGCGGCCTCGGGCAAAGGTGGGCCAAGGAGGCCCGCAATCGCCGCGCGCGAGAGGAAGCGGTCGAGAAGCGTCATGGTCAGGTCGAACGGATCGCCCGACGCGCCGGGACGGCCCGCCGCCAGATCGGCAATCGCTGCCGCCTTGCGCCGGTCCATCCGTGCGGGATGCTCGAAAAGATCGACGATGCGCTGGTAAAGCGCGATCCCGTCCTGGCCGGTCAGCCGTAACGCCTCGCCGACCGAACCGCCCGAAAGCGCGGCAAGTTTATCCGGATCGCCGGGCGCGTCGAGCCCTGCGAGAATATGGCCGATCTCGGCGGTCGAGAGCGGCGAAAGGCGCAGCTCGCGGCAGCGCGAGCGAATGGTCGGCAAAAGACGCGCGGGCTGGTGCGAGATCAGGAAGATCACCGCGCCTTTCGGCGGCTCTTCGAGGATCTTTAACAGCGCGTTTGCCGCCGAAGGGTTCATGTCATCGGCGGCGTCGATGATCGCAATCCGACGTCCGCCCTCCGCCGCGCTCATGTGGAAAAATGAGAGCAGGCGACGGATTTCCTCAACCGTGATCTCGGACCGCAACCGACCGGTTTTCTCATCGACGGGACGGCGGATCAGGCTCAGGCGCGGCTCGGAGAGCGCGGCGATGCGGCGCAGGACCGGATCGTCGGGCGGAAGCTGCAGCCCGGAACCGGGAGCCTCGGACAAAAGCCAGCGTGCCAGCGCCCAGGCGAGCGTCGCCTTGCCGGTGCCGCGCGGCCCGGTGATCAGCCAGCCATGGTGCAGACGCCCCGAGTGGGCTGCGGTGAGAAAGCTTTCAATCGCCGCGGCATGGCCGATCACCTCTGACGCGTGGCGGGGATGAGGCGCGCCGGGGACCCGGTCGGCCTCGGGAAGCTCGTCCTCACTCATGGCAAAAGCGCGCGGATGCGGGCGGCGACGACATCTTCGGAACCGGTGCCGTCAATCAGACGCACCCGCGCGGGCGCCTCCTCGGCGAGCGCGTGAAAGCCGTCGCGCAGCCGGTATTGGAAGGCGAGGCCCATGCCCTC
This window encodes:
- a CDS encoding ATP-binding protein; translated protein: MSEIDTPTLTRIAEALERMSPPTHGEPSFTEATAYIWQVDPDHLLPVPSVSRVDLVQLIGIDRARDTLMQNTLQFARGFAANNALLWGSRGMGKSSLVKAAHAEAVAQGLPLVLVEIAREDLGSVGRLLAVLGRHPEKRFILFSDDLSFSHDDTQYKSLKAVLDGGLAGRPENVILYATSNRRHLMPRDMIDNERSTAINPGEAVEEKVSLSDRFGLWLGFHPCSQDDYLAMIDGYCTAYGLRPDAATLRAEAIEWQATRGSRSGRVAWQFFTDLAGRHGITV
- a CDS encoding ABC transporter ATP-binding protein codes for the protein MTTPIQDDAFVVFDHVQKSYDGQTLVVKDLNLTIGQGEFLTMLGPSGSGKTTCLMMLAGFETATHGEIRLDGKNINDVPPHKRGIGMVFQNYALFPHMTVGENLAFPLEVRGMGKSEREDRITRALDMVQMGKFRNRRPAQLSGGQQQRIALARALVFDPKLVLMDEPLGALDKQLREHMQFEIKALHDRLGITVVYVTHDQGEALTMSDRIAVFNDGRIQQLAPPAVLYEKPENSFVAGFIGENNALAGTIEKLNGEHALVRLSNGELIDATAVNLRESGQKTTVSIRPERVEFKPEMMPPGAHTIEAEVRDVVYMGDILRTRLRVAGSEDFVMKSRNTLGQTRLAPGQKIRIGWHPQDARALDTV
- a CDS encoding ABC transporter substrate-binding protein — encoded protein: MRGRSIPSETLLTRERDLKKLLILTSALVVVGAAAQAEEMNLLSWGGAYGNSHVQAYVKPFEAESGIKVKVSDADNPATPLKAQVEAGNVTTDVASVEYADAVRLCDEGLLETIDPAILVAAEDGTPAADDFIPGAVTDCFVGTDVYSMALAYDESKFPDAKPAGPADFFDTAKFPGKRTMRKGAKFNLEFALMADGVPAADVYKTLGTPEGVDRAFKKLDTIKKDVIWWEAGAQPPQLLADGEVTMAYAFNGRIFTAAQEEKKPFKIVWDGQVYEMEGWVVPKGAKNQDAAKKFIAFSTAPKQQARAAEFISYGPPRKSAAAIVGNLEGTDVAMQPNLPTTAANMTNALGSNLDFWVDHDGELNERFSSWLAQ
- a CDS encoding ABC transporter permease, coding for MPRALDPHAAIALEATGLDDSGGLRTADGQPLSRALARSSRRARRRAFFLVLPLLLFILITFVVPIGQMLQRSVKNDGFSANMPELSRWFAEHPRGTAPDETAYAALAADLKSSAEARTIGTVGTRINYDLAGSRSLFTSAGRTARTGLEPPYQSSVLAMDPKWGDPHLWSVMREASSPYTANFYLAALDRTRNDQGEITMAPADQQVYVMLFKRTMMLSAIITVTTFLLGFPIAYLLATLPLRKSNLLMILVLLPFWTSLLVRTTAWMVLLQQQGVINDFLVWLGVIGNSSRIQMIYNQTGTIIAMTHILLPFMILPLYSVMRTINPSYVRAARSLGATSWTAFRRIYFPQTLPGLGAGALLVFILAIGYYITPALVGGSSGQLISNMIAMHMTQTLNWSMAAALAALLLGGVLILYWIYDRLVGIDNLKLG
- a CDS encoding ABC transporter permease; translation: MALPTYASPLERVWHYAYLVICGLIFFFLIAPIVVVIPLSFNVEPYFTFTHKMLALDPEGYSLRWYDTLLTFGMANPGAPRDWSWWVDAWQNAKWINAAKSSIIIGVCSTIVATVLGTLAALGLSRPEMPFRRIIMAVLISPMIVPIIITATGMFFFYSNPCSPLSWFGVEPNCGKLAGTYLGIILAHATLGIPFVIITVTATLIGFDQSLNRAAASLGANPRTTFFRVTLPLILPGVISGALFAFVTSFDEVVAVLFIAGPDQQTIPRQMWTGIREQISPAILAVATLLVIFSIALLTAIELLRRRTERLRGVTPR
- a CDS encoding AEC family transporter; translation: MTILIDVILPVFLIIGFGYLVTWRKMLDESAIDGVMRFAQNFAVPVLLFANIARLDLSGNFNALMWLAFYTGAFLSYFTGWFVARRYLGRSPEDAVAIGFCCLFSNSLLLGIPIMERAYGAEAIAGNLAIISIHSPLLYTFGITMMEFTRARELNLSLGRVVSRALRGVLRTPLVIGIFCGLVMNLLLSLGLVLPAGFWAAADMMAGAALPTALFGLGGVLYRYRPEGDGKAIALCCACSLVLHPVLTFTLGKLFALPTGAIRSAVITASMAPGVNAYLFASMYGRAKRVAASTVLISTALSIFTIWFWIAVLP
- a CDS encoding MBL fold metallo-hydrolase yields the protein MIRAVILGCGSSGGVPRLGNRWGACDPLNPKNRRRRCSLLIERVGPNGTTRVLIDTGPDLVPQLLSADVGELDGVLYTHPHADHIHGIDDLRQIVYNMGRIMPIWADRPTSLALLDRFGYIFETPAGSYYPPICELHHIGGAFSVNGAGGELHFTPFEVDHGGIPALGFRVAGEDGGLVYLPDVLSIPETAWPAIAGCEIFICDALRHTPHPSHAHLALALDWIAQAGARQGVTTNMHIDLDYEAVRAETPDHVEPAYDGMVLTFK
- a CDS encoding TatD family hydrolase, which encodes MTAPSLLPQLVDSHCHLDFPDFAGQEGELIARAKAAGVTRMVTICTRMKNEPRVRAIAEAHDGVFYAGGTHPMYAAEEPLVTVDELIALAQHPKFVGIGETGLDYHYTAESAAVQAESLRIHIAAARETGLPLIIHSRDADDDMARILTEEHRNGAYGCVMHCYTSGPELAKAALDLGFYLSMSGIAAFPRSTEIREIFLNAPRERILVETDAPYLAPPPYRGKRNEPAYVVHTARIGAEALGLSEAEFAALTSANFDRLFSKAAL
- a CDS encoding DNA polymerase III subunit delta', which translates into the protein MSEDELPEADRVPGAPHPRHASEVIGHAAAIESFLTAAHSGRLHHGWLITGPRGTGKATLAWALARWLLSEAPGSGLQLPPDDPVLRRIAALSEPRLSLIRRPVDEKTGRLRSEITVEEIRRLLSFFHMSAAEGGRRIAIIDAADDMNPSAANALLKILEEPPKGAVIFLISHQPARLLPTIRSRCRELRLSPLSTAEIGHILAGLDAPGDPDKLAALSGGSVGEALRLTGQDGIALYQRIVDLFEHPARMDRRKAAAIADLAAGRPGASGDPFDLTMTLLDRFLSRAAIAGLLGPPLPEAAEGEAEVLARMSPDDQSARIWATAQAELSARARTGRAVNLDPSALVLDMLIGLANQPAT